The proteins below are encoded in one region of Salvelinus alpinus chromosome 27, SLU_Salpinus.1, whole genome shotgun sequence:
- the LOC139555815 gene encoding 5-hydroxytryptamine receptor 1E-like → MERDLVDSSTGPNITNSTGAPDSALPVVVFTDRMVVLVVILALLTLLTVLANSAVITAICTTKKLHLPANYLICSLAFTDFLVAILVMPISILYIATEYWSLGQVVCEAWLSVDMTCCTCSILHLCVIALDRYWAITKAIEYARKRSARRAAVMVGIIWVISVFISIPPLFWRHRPGSHGPKQCIIEHDHVGYTIYSTFGAFYIPMTLILILYYRIYNAAKTLYQKRGSSRHLSSRSQTKTDSQNSLNHCRMAHTFCVSDLSTSDPTLEFDRLNATIRIPSFETDMDGSDERSQICTSRERKAARILGLILGAFILCWLPFFLKELLVGLQVITASPQVSDFLTWLGYINSLINPLLYTSFNEDFKLAFKKLLRRKEHA, encoded by the coding sequence ATGGAGAGGGACCTTGTGGACAGCTCCACAGGGCCCAATATCACCAACAGCACAGGAGCTCCAGACAGCGCTCTCCCTGTGGTGGTGTTCACAGACAGGATGGTGGTGCTGGTGGTTATCCTGGCGCTACTCACCCTCCTCACTGTGCTCGCCAACAGTGCTGTCATCACAGCCATCTGCACCACCAAGAAGCTCCACCTTCCCGCTAACTACCTCATCTGCTCCCTGGCGTTCACCGACTTCCTGGTAGCTATCCTGGTCATGCCAATCAGCATCCTATACATTGCCACAGAGTACTGGTCGTTGGGCCAGGTGGTGTGTGAGGCCTGGCTGAGTGTGGACATGACCTGCTGCACATGCTCAATCCTGCACCTGTGTGTCATAGCGCTGGACCGCTACTGGGCTATCACCAAGGCCATCGAGTACGCCCGTAAGAGGTCGGCCCGCCGGGCAGCTGTCATGGTGGGCATCATCTGGGTCATCTCAGTCTTCATATCCATTCCACCCCTCTTCTGGAGACACAGGCCCGGTAGCCACGGCCCAAAACAGTGCATCATAGAGCATGACCACGTGGGCTACACTATTTACTCCACCTTCGGGGCCTTTTACATCCCCATGACCCTTATTCTCATCTTGTACTATAGGATTTACAATGCTGCTAAGACGCTCTATCAGAAACGGGGCTCATCGCGGCACTTGAGCAGCCGAAGCCAGACGAAGACTGATAGCCAGAACTCTCTGAACCACTGCCGTATGGCACACACCTTCTGCGTATCGGACCTATCCACCTCAGACCCCACTCTAGAGTTTGACAGGCTCAATGCCACCATCCGTATCCCCTCATTTGAGACAGATATGGACGGGTCAGATGAGAGGAGCCAGATCTGTACCTCCAGGGAGAGGAAGGCAGCACGTATCCTGGGCCTCATCCTCGGGGCTTTTATCCTCTGCTGGCTGCCTTTCTTTCTGAAGGAGCTCCTTGTGGGCCTACAGGTCATAACTGCCTCACCCCAGGTGTCAGACTTCCTAACCTGGCTGGGCTACATCAACTCACTTATTAATCCTCTACTTTACACCAGCTTCAATGAGGATTTTAAGTTGGCCTTTAAGAAACTGCTCAGACGAAAGGAGCATGCATAG